The following are encoded in a window of Brettanomyces bruxellensis chromosome 9, complete sequence genomic DNA:
- a CDS encoding uncharacterized protein (BUSCO:EOG092639H5) — MVLGSRKLLFLASRVKSYGMNTSEYLPVPFDLSKPLSRASVKAYNRSINVTHHTKRKTMQKKLLVMLAQFSVYYYRFPRVTNPQVDGLRYSLGSASAFMTGSHRNFSTLSNKGVGSLRLFAGTRRRLFGYQRRHIGNSTTNEIKRRRNFRSFFTLTAIAIIFFGVVARYDFDGYEEISEDVDEDSLEKDSDHKKAVIRPTNLFLYIYSRLPLNALSRLWGRINSIELPIWMRVPGFKLYTKLFGVNLDEMVDPDLTHYHNLSEFFYRRIKPEARPIDEGAQLCCPCDGRIIKLGRVQNGEIEQVKGMTYSVEALLGTTNSRKLAEPAHAIDYPLQSLREHDEVAAQFLESYNEHDHSEHANKLVKYEKEGDKSLNRSSISQIIKISSKLYRSQADDSHCLYYAVIYLDPGDYHHFHSPANWVATTRRHFAGELYSVAPYFQRTFNNLFVLNERVALLGYWKHGFFSMTPVGATNVGSIKVNFDKDLSTNITYKDINRPKQKPTDIGDIPIARSGSRKKVRKNTCYEATYNKASRVLEGQPLFKGQEMGGFMLGSTVVLCFEAPAGFEFKKAEGEHVKVGERFGCIDD, encoded by the coding sequence ATGGTGCTGGGATCAAGGAAGCTACTGTTTCTGGCCTCTAGGGTCAAATCATATGGTATGAATACGTCGGAATATCTTCCTGTGCCATTTGATCTTTCTAAACCTTTATCTCGTGCTTCGGTGAAAGCATACAATCGTTCGATAAATGTCACCCACCATACGAAACGGAAAACGATGCAAAAGAAATTGCTGGTAATGTTGGCCCAGTTTTCAGTCTATTATTATCGGTTTCCAAGAGTAACAAATCCACAAGTAGATGGTTTACGTTATTCACTTGGATCAGCGTCAGCCTTTATGACGGGCTCGCATAGAAATTTTTCTACTCTTTCGAATAAGGGGGTGGGTAGTCTGAGGCTTTTTGCTGGAACAAGAAGACGACTTTTTGGATACCAGAGAAGACACATTGGAAACTCGACCActaatgaaataaagcgAAGGAGGAATTTCCGTAGTTTCTTCACTCTGACAGCGATTGccataatattttttggtgTCGTCGCAAGGTATGATTTCGATGGATACGAGGAAATATCCgaagatgttgatgaagattcacttgaaaaagatagtGATCACAAAAAGGCTGTTATAAGACCAACAAACTTGTTCTTGTACATATACTCTAGACTGCCATTGAATGCCCTGTCACGACTGTGGGGTAGAATTAACAGCATTGAATTGCCCATCTGGATGAGGGTGCCTGGTTTTAAACTCTACACTAAATTATTTGGCGTCAACCTTGATGAAATGGTTGACCCTGATTTAACGCACTATCACAATCTTTCGGAATTCTTTTATAGGAGAATAAAACCTGAAGCAAGACCTATAGACGAGGGTGCTCAACTGTGCTGTCCATGTGATGGAAGAATTATAAAATTGGGGAGGGTCcaaaatggagaaattgAGCAGGTGAAAGGCATGACGTATAGCGTTGAGGCGCTTCTTGGTACAACCAATTCCAGAAAGCTTGCAGAGCCGGCCCACGCCATTGATTATCCTCTTCAGAGCTTACGGGAGCATGATGAGGTTGCGGCCCAGTTTTTGGAAAGTTATAATGAGCACGATCATTCAGAGCACGCAAATAAGCTCGTAAAGTATGAAAAGGAAGGTGATAAATCTTTGAACCGGTCATCGATTTCGCAAATTATTAAAATCTCAAGCAAGCTGTATAGAAGCCAAGCCGATGACAGTCATTGTTTGTATTACGCTGTGATATACTTAGACCCCGGTGATTATCACCACTTCCACTCTCCGGCCAATTGGGTTGCGACAACCAGAAGGCATTTTGCTGGTGAATTATATTCTGTTGCACCATACTTTCAGCGGACattcaacaatttattCGTTTTAAATGAAAGAGTTGCACTTCTTGGTTACTGGAAGCATGGCTTCTTTAGTATGACTCCGGTTGGTGCAACAAACGTTGGTTCGATTAAGGTTAATTTTGATAAGGATCTCAGCACGAATATCACGTACAAAGATATAAATCGTCCAAAACAGAAGCCAACCGATATCGGTGATATCCCAATTGCTAGATCTGGCTctagaaaaaaagttagAAAGAATACGTGTTACGAAGCTACATATAATAAAGCCTCTCGTGTCCTTGAAGGACAACCTTTATTTAAAGGTCAGGAAATGGGAGGATTTATGCTGGGCTCTACCGTTGTTCTTTGCTTTGAGGCCCCTGCGGGTtttgaatttaaaaaagcagaaggtGAACATGTTAAGGTTGGAGAGAGATTTGGTTGTATAGATGATTAA